From Ananas comosus cultivar F153 linkage group 8, ASM154086v1, whole genome shotgun sequence, one genomic window encodes:
- the LOC109713888 gene encoding ankyrin repeat domain-containing protein, chloroplastic isoform X1, translating into MPPPFSSLLLPLNTPIQIPFSPSRSLPSSRPFSKLPLPASTFFPYSLPHQHPNPDPEPSIAPEFEDDDVVVGDCLVFDEGAFEDADAFLPADERRDSAERPRRGRRKPPLAAAAAEPENLVPEKWKDAVEELNLTKKEKRKIAHQLKFGSRIERRKPPTVPDMAEYRTYREMNLAQLKPVVLDDPKEFLAEKEVLGPPKAGGRVPPKNPRLGLDGGSLEDIADFFSSGDYKPSELDDDKDPRGRRKLFSNEEKVLLNKRMPDLEVATSSKWLPLHTLAASGEFYLLDRLLRHNVDINGVDKDGLSAIHKAIICNKQAIVNYLLRNSANPFVRDRDGATLMHYAVQTASSPTIKILLLYNVDVNLADESGWTPLHLAVQTQRTDIVRLLLIKGADRTLKNNDGLTPLELCLHSGRHMRTYELVRLLKGRPLST; encoded by the exons ATGCCACCGCCGTTCTCGTCCCTTCTCCTCCCCCTCAACACCCCCATCCAAATCCCTTTCTCCCCTTCTCGCTCTCTTCCCTCCTCTCGCCCCTTCTCGAAGCTTCCTCTCCCCGCCTCCACCTTCTTCCCCTACTCCCTCCCCCACCAACACCCTAATCCAGATCCCGAACCCTCGATCGCGCCCGAATTCGAGGACGACGACGTCGTCGTCGGCGATTGCCTCGTCTTCGATGAGGGCGCCTTCGAGGACGCCGACGCCTTCCTCCCCGCCGACGAGCGGCGCGATTCCGCCGAGAGGCCTCGGCGGGGGCGGAGGAAGCCGCccttggcggcggcggcggcggagcccgAGAACTTGGTGCCGGAGAAGTGGAAGGATGCGGTGGAGGAGCTCAACCTGACGAAGAAGGAGAAGCGCAAGATCGCGCACCAGTTGAAGTTCGGGAGCCGGATAGAGCGGAGGAAGCCGCCGACGGTGCCGGATATGGCGGAGTATCGGACGTATAGGGAGATGAATCTGGCACAGCTGAAACCCGTGGTGCTTGATGACCCGAAGGAGTTCCTCGCGGAGAAGGAGGTGCTGGGGCCGCCGAAGGCCGGAGGAAGAGTCCCTCCGAAGAACCCTAGATTGGGGTTGGATGGTGGGAGTTTGGAGGACATCGCTGATTTCTTTAGCAGCGGAGACTATAAGCCAAGCGAGTTGGATGATGATAAGGATCCGAGAG GTCGTCGTAAGCTGTTTTCAAATGAGGAGAAGGTTCTTTTGAACAAACGTATGCCTGATCTGGAAGTTGCAACTTCT agCAAATGGCTGCCCCTACACACTCTTGCTGCCTCAGGAGAGTTTTATCTTTTGGACAGGCTTCTCAGACACAATGTTGATATCAATGGTGTTGACAAG GATGGTTTATCAGCAATACATAAAGCAATAATTTGCAACAAACAAGCCATTGTCAATTATCTTTTGAGAAACTCAGCAAATCCATTTGTCCGTGATAGG GATGGAGCTACATTGATGCATTATGCTGTCCAAACTGCGTCAAGTCCGACTATAAAGATTCTTTTGCTATACAATGTTGATGTAAATCTTGCAGATGAA AGTGGTTGGACGCCATTGCATCTCGCAGTGCAAACTCAAAGAACAGATATTGTGAGACTTCTACTAATAAAAGGTGCAGACAGAaccttaaaaaataat GATGGGTTGACCCCACTTGAACTCTGTCTTCACTCCGGTCGGCATATGAGGACCTATGAGCTTGTCAGATTACTGAAAGGCAGGCCATTGTCGACGTAA
- the LOC109713888 gene encoding ankyrin repeat domain-containing protein, chloroplastic isoform X2 has translation MPPPFSSLLLPLNTPIQIPFSPSRSLPSSRPFSKLPLPASTFFPYSLPHQHPNPDPEPSIAPEFEDDDVVVGDCLVFDEGAFEDADAFLPADERRDSAERPRRGRRKPPLAAAAAEPENLVPEKWKDAVEELNLTKKEKRKIAHQLKFGSRIERRKPPTVPDMAEYRTYREMNLAQLKPVVLDDPKEFLAEKEVLGPPKAGGRVPPKNPRLGLDGGSLEDIADFFSSGDYKPSELDDDKDPRGRRKLFSNEEKVLLNKRMPDLEVATSSKWLPLHTLAASGEFYLLDRLLRHNVDINGVDKDGLSAIHKAIICNKQAIVNYLLRNSANPFVRDRDGATLMHYAVQTASSPTIKILLLYNVDVNLADESGWTPLHLAVQTQRTDIVRLLLIKGWVDPT, from the exons ATGCCACCGCCGTTCTCGTCCCTTCTCCTCCCCCTCAACACCCCCATCCAAATCCCTTTCTCCCCTTCTCGCTCTCTTCCCTCCTCTCGCCCCTTCTCGAAGCTTCCTCTCCCCGCCTCCACCTTCTTCCCCTACTCCCTCCCCCACCAACACCCTAATCCAGATCCCGAACCCTCGATCGCGCCCGAATTCGAGGACGACGACGTCGTCGTCGGCGATTGCCTCGTCTTCGATGAGGGCGCCTTCGAGGACGCCGACGCCTTCCTCCCCGCCGACGAGCGGCGCGATTCCGCCGAGAGGCCTCGGCGGGGGCGGAGGAAGCCGCccttggcggcggcggcggcggagcccgAGAACTTGGTGCCGGAGAAGTGGAAGGATGCGGTGGAGGAGCTCAACCTGACGAAGAAGGAGAAGCGCAAGATCGCGCACCAGTTGAAGTTCGGGAGCCGGATAGAGCGGAGGAAGCCGCCGACGGTGCCGGATATGGCGGAGTATCGGACGTATAGGGAGATGAATCTGGCACAGCTGAAACCCGTGGTGCTTGATGACCCGAAGGAGTTCCTCGCGGAGAAGGAGGTGCTGGGGCCGCCGAAGGCCGGAGGAAGAGTCCCTCCGAAGAACCCTAGATTGGGGTTGGATGGTGGGAGTTTGGAGGACATCGCTGATTTCTTTAGCAGCGGAGACTATAAGCCAAGCGAGTTGGATGATGATAAGGATCCGAGAG GTCGTCGTAAGCTGTTTTCAAATGAGGAGAAGGTTCTTTTGAACAAACGTATGCCTGATCTGGAAGTTGCAACTTCT agCAAATGGCTGCCCCTACACACTCTTGCTGCCTCAGGAGAGTTTTATCTTTTGGACAGGCTTCTCAGACACAATGTTGATATCAATGGTGTTGACAAG GATGGTTTATCAGCAATACATAAAGCAATAATTTGCAACAAACAAGCCATTGTCAATTATCTTTTGAGAAACTCAGCAAATCCATTTGTCCGTGATAGG GATGGAGCTACATTGATGCATTATGCTGTCCAAACTGCGTCAAGTCCGACTATAAAGATTCTTTTGCTATACAATGTTGATGTAAATCTTGCAGATGAA AGTGGTTGGACGCCATTGCATCTCGCAGTGCAAACTCAAAGAACAGATATTGTGAGACTTCTACTAATAAAAG GATGGGTTGACCCCACTTGA
- the LOC109713886 gene encoding DDB1- and CUL4-associated factor 8-like, translating to MERAYKKGRGFGPGIVELYHRELGGLSPRSFAHRVGASEDLVMRLGIYRKLDRHGGCVNTVSFNADGNILASGSDDRMVMLWDWDAGAVKLSFHSGHSNNVFQAKFMPYSDDRTIVTCAADGEVRYAKILESGNVDTKLLGQHEGRAHKLAIEPGSPHIFYSCGEDGLVQHFDLRTQSATKLFICRSFPDGSDYQPVVHLNAIAIDPRNPNYFAIAGRDEYARVYDIRKCNLDGSTECGHPINSFCPPHLIGNGHVGITGLAFSDQSELLSSYNYEHIYLFTKDRGLGPNPVIKSPKSDSTDSSKGSKTVSAESAEIADSQPGPQVYKGHSNCETVKGVNFLGPNCEYVASGSDCGRLFIWRKRDGKLLRAMDGDKYVVNCIEPHPYATVIASSGIENDVKIWTPNATEPAHPVNINELKPHVRRNEFGRVNLPENLIAQMVALHRRRASLRQDDGEETTSNADLVNLLLQFTVGEHDSPSDESGDGSDSPGDCIVN from the exons ATGGAGAGGGCATATAAAAAGGGCCGAGGATTTGGGCCCGGGATCGTCGAGCTCTATCATCGCGAGTTGGGGGGCCTCTCGCCGCGATCCTTCGCCCATCGCGTTGGGGCATCTGAG GACCTTGTCATGCGCCTTGGAATTTATAGAAAATTGGACAGGCATGGCGGCTGTGTGAACACAGTGAGCTTCAATGCCGATGGCAATATTCTCGCATCGGGGTCTGATGACCGGATGGTGATGTTATGGGACTGGGATGCTGGTGCCGTGAAACTGTCCTTCCATTCAGGCCACTCGAATAATGTTTTTCAAGCTAAATTCATGCCTTATTCAGATGACCGTACCATTGTTACTTGTGCTGCTGATGGGGAG GTGAGATATGCCAAAATACTAGAGAGTGGAAATGTGGATACTAAATTGCTTGGTCAGCATGAAGGACGGGCTCATAAGCTGGCTATTGAGCCTGGAAGCCCTCATATATTTTACAGCTGTGGTGAAGACGGTCTTGTTCAGCAC TTTGATTTGAGGACACAGTCTGCCACAAAGCTATTTATATGCAGATCTTTTCCTGATGGATCAGATTATCAACCTGTCGTTCATCTAAATGCTATTGCAATAGACCCAAGGAACCCCAATTATTTTGCAATTGCAGGAAGAGATGAATATGCTCGAGTTTATGACATTCGGAAGTGTAATTTGGATGGATCGACAGAGTGTGGTCATCCTATTAACAGCTTCTGCCCACCTCATCTTATTGGAAACGGGCATGTTGGGATAACTGGTTTAGCATTCTCGGACCAGAGTGAGTTGCTCTCCTCGTACAATTATGAGCACATTTACCTCTTCACAAAGGATCGAGGTCTTGGGCCCAACCCAGTTATTAAATCACCTAAATCTGACAGTACTGATTCGAGTAAGGGGTCGAAGACGGTTTCAGCCGAGTCCGCAGAAATTGCCGATTCACAACCTGGCCCTCAGGTGTACAAGGGACATAGCAATTGTGAGACCGTGAAGGGTGTGAACTTTCTTGGCCCGAACTGCGAGTATGTTGCTAGTGGATCAGACTGTGGACGGTTGTTTATttggagaaagagagatgggAAGCTCTTGCGAGCTATGGATGGCGACAAGTACGTGGTCAATTGTATTGAGCCTCATCCTTATGCCACTGTAATTGCGAGTAGTGGAATTGAAAATGATGTGAAGATCTGGACTCCCAATGCCACAGAGCCTGCCCACCCAGTAAACATTAATGAG TTGAAGCCCCATGTAAGAAGGAATGAGTTCGGCCGCGTCAACTTGCCAGAGAACTTGATAGCTCAGATGGTAGCACTTCACAGGCGACGAGCAAGTTTGAGACAAGATGATGGTGAAGAAACGACCAGCAACGCTGATCTGGTAAATCTTTTATTGCAATTTACTGTTGGAGAGCATGATTCTCCCTCTGATGAAAGTGGAGACGGTTCCGACAGCCCTGGGGATTGTATAGTGAACTGA
- the LOC109714285 gene encoding uncharacterized protein LOC109714285, which yields MENNTAKDLSINLITRDGRRLCRCPRIEMSLLETAEAIEQALSSENTAFVVRDEGERRAVRVKIVVSKQQLKQMAQLIGCGRGGTEQLLQLLRRLQVQSKLLDATAKGRRDRWRPALQSIPEEVREL from the coding sequence atggagaacaACACTGCAAAAGATTTGTCGATCAACCTTATAACGAGAGATGGCCGCAGACTCTGCCGGTGCCCGCGCATCGAAATGAGCCTTCTCGAGACCGCGGAGGCCATCGAACAAGCGTTGAGTAGTGAAAACACAGCCTTCGTCGTTCGAGACGAAGGCGAGCGCAGGGCAGTGCGGGTGAAGATTGTAGTTAGCAAGCAACAACTGAAGCAGATGGCCCAGCTGATAGGCTGCGGGCGCGGCGGCACGGAGCAGCTGCTGCAGCTTCTGAGGAGGCTGCAGGTCCAGAGTAAGTTGCTCGACGCCACCGCGAAGGGACGTCGTGATCGGTGGAGGCCGGCGCTTCAGAGCATCCCTGAGGAAGTGCGGGAATTATAA
- the LOC109713816 gene encoding probable inorganic phosphate transporter 1-7 translates to MAGDQMQVLNALDVAKTQWYHFTAIVIAGMGFFTDAYDLFCISLVTKLIGRVYYYVPGSPSPGNLPPRVSSAVNGVAFVGTLSGQLFFGWLGDKLGRKSVYGMTLLLMILCSAASGLSFGRSPSTVMSTLCFFRFWLGFGIGGDYPLSATIMSEYANKRTRGAFIAAVFAMQGFGILAGGMSAIVVSYAFKRRFPAPAYADDPAGSTVPQADYVWRLILMFGSVPAAMTYYWRMKMPETARYTALVAKNAERAAADMAKVLQVDVDNDRQPKTTAAAAAVVGAVRADGGKDFGLFSREFVRRHGLHLVGTASTWLLLDVAYYSQNLFQKDIFSAIGWIPEAATMNALEELYYIGRAQTLIALCGTVPGYWFTVGLIDILGRFTIQVVGFFMMTAFMLGLAVPYHHWTTEGNHTGFVVMYAFTFFFANFGPNSTTFIVPAEIFPARLRATCHGISAASGKLGAIVGSFGFLYLAQSRDPAKTDRGYPPGIGVRDSLFLLAACSFCGLAFTFLVPESKGKSLEEMSGEINEEEV, encoded by the coding sequence ATGGCCGGGGATCAGATGCAGGTGCTGAACGCCCTGGACGTGGCGAAGACGCAGTGGTACCACTTCACGGCGATCGTCATCGCCGGCATGGGCTTCTTCACCGACGCCTACGACCTCTTCTGCATCTCCCTCGTCACCAAGCTCATCGGCCGCGTCTACTACTACGTCCCGGGCTCGCCGTCCCCGGGCAATCTCCCCCCTCGCGTCTCCTCCGCCGTCAATGGCGTCGCCTTCGTCGGCACCCTCTCGGGCCAGCTCTTCTTCGGCTGGCTCGGCGACAAGCTCGGCCGCAAGAGCGTCTACGGCATGACCCTCCTCCTCATGATCCTCtgctccgccgcctccggccTCTCCTTCGGCCGCTCCCCCTCCACCGTCATGTCCACGCTCTGCTTCTTCCGCTTCTGGCTCGGCTTCGGCATCGGCGGCGACTACCCGCTCTCTGCCACCATCATGTCCGAGTACGCCAACAAGCGCACCCGCGGCGCCTTCATCGCCGCCGTCTTCGCCATGCAGGGCTTCGGCATCCTCGCCGGGGGGATGTCGGCCATAGTCGTCTCCTACGCCTTCAAGCGCAGATTCCCCGCCCCCGCCTACGCCGACGACCCAGCGGGCTCCACCGTGCCACAGGCCGACTACGTCTGGCGCCTCATCCTCATGTTCGGCTCCGTCCCAGCCGCCATGACCTACTACTGGCGGATGAAGATGCCCGAGACCGCGCGGTACACCGCGCTCGTCGCGAAGAACGCCGAGCGTGCCGCCGCCGACATGGCGAAGGTGCTGCAGGTCGACGTCGACAACGACCGACAACCGAAGactaccgccgccgccgctgccgtcgTCGGTGCGGTGCGGGCAGACGGCGGCAAAGACTTCGGGCTATTCTCGAGGGAGTTCGTCCGGCGGCACGGGCTCCACCTGGTCGGCACGGCCAGCACGTGGCTGCTGCTTGACGTCGCCTACTACTCGCAGAACCTCTTCCAGAAGGACATCTTCAGCGCCATCGGCTGGATCCCGGAGGCCGCGACGATGAACGCGCTGGAAGAGCTCTACTACATCGGGCGCGCGCAGACGCTCATCGCCCTCTGCGGCACCGTCCCGGGCTACTGGTTCACCGTTGGCCTCATCGACATCCTCGGCCGGTTCACGATCCAGGTCGTCGGCTTCTTCATGATGACGGCGTTCATGCTCGGCCTCGCCGTGCCGTACCACCACTGGACCACCGAGGGCAACCACACCGGCTTCGTCGTCATGTAcgccttcaccttcttcttcgccAACTTCGGGCCCAACAGCACCACGTTCATCGTGCCCGCCGAGATATTCCCCGCGAGGCTCCGCGCCACGTGCCACGGGATCTCGGCGGCGTCGGGGAAGCTCGGGGCGATCGTCGGCTCGTTCGGGTTCCTCTACCTGGCGCAGAGCCGGGACCCGGCGAAGACCGACCGCGGCTACCCCCCGGGGATCGGCGTGCGCGACTCGCTCTTCCTGCTCGCCGCCTGCAGCTTCTGCGGCCTCGCCTTCACCTTCCTCGTGCCGGAGTCGAAGGGAAAGTCGCTCGAGGAGATGTCCGGAGAGATCAACGAGGAAGAGGTGTGA
- the LOC109713564 gene encoding uncharacterized protein At4g08330, chloroplastic translates to MASLYRCGECGAELNLSGAHLYPPGTYFEAGDKGTLSFSWIDESKFRFARESRFVPFFETVNYWGVHRNRTRILCDACGRLLGHVYDDGPPLMQGHGQLGFGPSQAIPRRPRYRFKIKALNASPHS, encoded by the exons atggCTTCTCTCTACCG GTGCGGCGAGTGCGGGGCGGAGCTGAACCTGAGCGGGGCCCACCTCTACCCGCCGGGCACGTACTTCGAGGCCGGGGACAAGGGCACGCTCTCCTTCTCGTGGATCGACGAGTCCAAGTTCCGGTTCGCGAGGGAGAGCCGGTTCGTCCCCTTCTTCGAGACGGTGAACTACTGGGGCGTCCACCGCAACCGCACCCGCATACTCTGCGACGCGTGCGGCCGCCTCCTCGGCCACGTCTACGACGACGGCCCCCCGCTCATGCAGGGCCACGGCCAGTTAGGGTTCGGTCCGAGCCAGGCCATTCCGCGCCGCCCCAGGTACCGCTTCAAGATCAAGGCCCTCAACGCTTCTCCTCATTCATAA
- the LOC109713563 gene encoding uncharacterized protein LOC109713563: protein MWANTERAMFTRAENGSEVPPGPESGPWPRNRGKMERTRIELNETMAAYSSLSRRTLHGTLAVVPKFPLRSLHEGPDTIDELLDRHLVKKKKKTTTSNGDGGDDDDDEELALRQRRLTSTRREALALYRDILRATRFFAWPDARGVPWRDVLRANARREFEEARFERDPEVVAKLLIGGRDAVQKALDRLVDASKKMVDAEARDRSGGGT from the coding sequence ATGTGGGCTAATACGGAACGGGCGATGTTCACCCGGGCCGAAAATGGGTCGGAGGTACCGCCCGGCCCCGAATCCGGACCGTGGCCTCGCAATAGGGGGAAAATGGAACGAACACGTATCGAGTTGAACGAAACCATGGCCGCTTACTCTTCTCTCTCCCGTCGAACTCTCCACGGAACCCTCGCGGTCGTGCCCAAATTCCCCCTCCGATCCCTCCACGAAGGCCCCGACACCATCGACGAGCTCCTGGATCGCCACctcgtgaagaagaagaagaagacgacgacgagcAACGGCGACGGcggggacgacgacgacgacgaggagctcgcgctgcggcagcggcggctcaCGAGCACGCGGCGCGAGGCGCTGGCGCTCTACCGCGACATCCTGCGCGCGACGCGCTTCTTCGCGTGGCCCGACGCGCGCGGCGTGCCGTGGCGCGACGTGCTCCGCGCCAACGCGCGCCGCGAGTTCGAGGAGGCGCGCTTCGAGCGCGACCCCGAGGTCGTCGCCAAGCTCCTCATCGGCGGCCGCGACGCCGTTCAGAAGGCCCTCGACAGGCTCGTCGACGCCAGCAAGAAGATGGTCGACGCCGAGGCCCGAGATCGGAGCGGAGGTGGAACGTGA
- the LOC109713561 gene encoding pentatricopeptide repeat-containing protein At4g35130, chloroplastic: protein MATASLPCFYNNSTNTSQTNISSTPKTLSKQTNNSFVARTLLSYIQSGRMDEAVSLFRGTKKKKHDAFLWNLMIRGYADAELYEEALEFYYAMHVENVRPDNFTFPFVFKSCTVLSGRFDGLKAHGRVLKIGLDSDLFICNSLIAMYSRFGLISDAKRVFEEMPVRDRVSWNSMIDGYVLNGEAAAALSCFRELNEALGIKHDRIGIMGALAACSMELLSKQGREIHGHAVRHELEDDIKVQTSLLDMYCKCGNMIYSRRLFDGMPLRNVVAWNSLVGGYSLNDQPDEAFDCMREMWEEKTDPDTVTMVNLLNACAQMESLSRGETIHGFSIRRGFLPHLVLGTALTEMYGKCGKVKSAEILFNEMPEKSLVSWNTMIAAYVQNERFGESLQLFIDLQNEPLKPDVFTMSTIIPAYGEIESLRHGKQIHSYVVRSGYGDNTLLLNSIIHMYAQCGDLRSARQVFDRIVCNDTISWNTVIMGYGIHGHGRTALDLFAAMKLSGLQPNDSSFVSVLTACSVSGLVEEGWMYFNSMEQEYSITPQIEHYGCMVDLLGRTKDLKETLGFIESMPLAPTARIWGSLLTASRNNDNIEMAEYAAERIFQLEHDNTGCYVLLSSMYADAGRWEDVERVRSSMKEKGLKKTTAKSLVELQNKTHTFVNEDRSHVQSNKIHEVSDILSRLIGETAGNGKEVFDPMRAGGKKATLANKHSLRLAVVFGLISTEIGTPILVKKNVRICNHCHHALKLISESSGREIIVGDTRVYHHFSEGSCCCGDYW, encoded by the coding sequence ATGGCCACAGCTTCTCTCCCGTGCTTCTACAACAACTCCACCAACACTTCCCAAACCAACATCTCATCCACACCGAAAACATTATCCAAACAAACCAACAATTCCTTCGTCGCGCGAACCCTTCTCTCCTACATCCAATCCGGTCGCATGGACGAAGCCGTGTCGCTTTTCCGCGgcacaaagaagaagaaacatgATGCCTTTTTGTGGAACCTCATGATCAGAGGCTACGCCGATGCCGAGCTCTACGAAGAAGCTCTCGAATTTTACTACGCGATGCACGTCGAGAACGTCCGACCGGATAACTTCACCTTCCCCTTCGTCTTCAAATCCTGCACCGTCTTGTCGGGGCGCTTTGACGGTTTAAAAGCCCATGGGAGGGTACTCAAGATCGGATTGGATTCAGATCTTTTTATTTGCAATTCCCTCATTGCCATGTACTCGAGGTTTGGGCTTATTAGTGATGCAAAGAGGGTGTTCGAGGAAATGCCGGTGAGAGACCGTGTATCGTGGAACTCGATGATCGATGGCTATGTTTTGAATggagaggcggcggcggcgttaTCGTGCTTTAGGGAGTTGAATGAAGCTCTAGGGATTAAGCATGATAGGATTGGGATCATGGGTGCTCTCGCGGCGTGTTCTATGGAGTTGTTATCTAAGCAAGGGAGGGAAATCCATGGGCATGCGGTGAGGCACGAGCTCGAAGATGATATCAAAGTCCAAACTTCTCTTCTTGATATGTACTGCAAATGTGGTAACATGATTTATTCCCGGAGATTGTTCGACGGTATGCCTCTGAGAAATGTTGTCGCATGGAATTCTCTCGTCGGCGGGTACTCTCTGAACGATCAACCCGACGAAGCATTTGATTGCATGAGAGAGATGTGGGAGGAGAAAACTGATCCAGACACAGTCACGATGGTGAATTTGCTAAATGCTTGTGCTCAAATGGAGAGCTTGTCTCGTGGAGAAACCATTCATGGGTTTTCAATAAGAAGAGGGTTCCTTCCTCACCTGGTTCTCGGGACTGCGTTAACAGAGATGTATGGAAAATGCGGGAAAGTTAAATCGGCGGAAATACTATTTAATGAGATGCCGGAAAAGAGTTTGGTATCATGGAACACCATGATTGCGGCTTATGTACAGAATGAGAGGTTTGGAGAATCCTTGCAACTATTCATCGACTTACAGAACGAGCCTCTAAAACCAGACGTCTTTACGATGTCAACCATAATACCTGCTTATGGAGAGATAGAATCACTTCGGCATGGGAAGCAAATACATAGTTATGTTGTTCGTTCAGGTTATGGGGACAATACTCTGCTGCTGAATTCAATCATACATATGTACGCACAATGCGGTGATCTTAGGAGTGCGAGGCAGGTGTTCGACAGAATCGTGTGCAATGATACAATATCGTGGAATACGGTTATTATGGGATATGGAATTCACGGGCATGGAAGGACCGCACTTGACTTGTTCGCTGCTATGAAATTGAGTGGGTTGCAGCCAAACGACAGTAGCTTCGTGTCGGTACTAACTGCTTGCAGTGTATCTGGATTGGTAGAGGAAGGGTGGATGTACTTCAATTCCATGGAACAAGAATACAGTATAACACCCCAAATCGAGCACTATGGATGCATGGTCGATCTCCTAGGCCGCACCAAAGATCTTAAAGAGACGTTAGGGTTTATAGAGAGCATGCCGTTGGCCCCAACAGCACGAATATGGGGGTCTCTGTTAACAGCAAGTAGGAACAATGATAACATAGAAATGGCGGAATACGCTGCTGAGCGCATATTTCAATTGGAGCATGATAACACGGGCTGCTACGTCCTGCTATCCAGTATGTATGCAGACGCCGGGAGGTGGGAGGATGTAGAGAGGGTAAGATCTTCGATGAAGGAGAAAGGGTTGAAAAAGACGACCGCTAAAAGCCTAGTTGAGCTTCAGAATAAGACACATACTTTCGTCAACGAGGATAGATCGCACGTCCAGAGTAATAAGATACACGAAGTGTCCGATATTTTATCAAGATTGATAGGGGAAACTGCAGGGAATGGCAAGGAGGTGTTTGATCCAATGCGAGCTGGAGGAAAGAAGGCAACATTGGCTAATAAGCACAGTTTAAGGCTTGCagttgtgtttggtttgatatccACTGAAATTGGAACTCCCATACTAGTCAAGAAGAATGTGAGGATATGCAATCATTGCCACCACGCGCTTAAGTTGATATCCGAATCCTCAGGAAGGGAGATTATTGTTGGGGATACAAGAGTTTATCATCACTTCTCCGAGGGTTCGTGTTGTTGTGGCGATTACTGGTGA
- the LOC109713562 gene encoding dnaJ homolog subfamily C member 17-like, with amino-acid sequence MASGGVGAAVEEEIDHYEVLRLPSGEEGARLTLDQIDKAYKGQSRVRHPDKRPDDPSATADFQRLRASYDVLRDEAARRSFDARLRARRDRALRDSARDTKRRKLAADLDERERAAAARDGAPDPAELAELREKKVAAQLQRELEEFLARKANKSTPASASTSGQEKREGSEEKEKMLKVSWERSLGDYTAAKLKEIFERFGEVEDIVIRSKKSKSKASAIVVMSSKDAVEAATHSMSGSLSNPLLVLPLVTTAGTSDSFSAQTAETSEPKVSNIVGAGFNEYEAMILKKLQEASKRKKGIQ; translated from the exons ATGGCGAGCGGGGGCGTCGGCGcagcggtggaggaggagatcgACCACTACGAGGTACTCCGCCTCCCCTCGGGCGAGGAGGGGGCGAGGCTAACCCTAGATCAGATAGACAAGGCCTACAAGGGCCAATCCCGCGTGCGCCACCCCGACAAGCGCCCCGACGACCCCAGCGCCACCGCCGATTTCCAGCGCCTCCGCGCCTCCTACGACGTCCTCAGGGACGAGGCCGCGCGCCGCTCCTTCGACGCGCGCCTCCGCGCCCGCCGCGACCGCGCCCTCCGCGACTCGGCGCGCGACACCAAGCGCCGCAAGCTCGCCGCCGACCTCGACGAGCGggagcgcgccgccgccgctcgcgACGGCGCCCCCGACCCCGCCGAGCTCGCCGAGTTGCGCGAGAAGAAGGTCGCCGCCCAGCTGCAGCGCGAGCTCGAAGAATTCCTGGCCAGGAAGGCCAATAAATCCACCCCCGCTTCCGCCTCG ACATCTGGACAGGAAAAGCGAGAGGGctcggaggagaaggagaagatgttGAAGGTCTCCTGGGAGAGGAGTTTGGGTGATTACACTGCGGCCAAGTTGAAAGAGATCTTTGAGAGGTTCGGAGAGGTCGAAGATATTGTAATTAGATCGAAGAAATCTAAAAGCAAGGCCTCGGCCATCGTCGTGATGTCTTCCAAAGATGCCGTG gAAGCAGCTACACACAGCATGAGCGGGAGTCTTTCAAATCCCTTGCTTGTTCTTCCTCTTGTGACTACTGCAGGCACTTCAGATAGTTTCTCTGCACAGACTGCTGAAACAAGTGAACCAAAAGTCAGCAACATTGTCGGAGCTGGCTTTAATGAGTACGAAGCTATGATATTGAAGAAACTTCAAGAG gcTAGCAAGAGGAAAAAAGGCATACAATGA